One stretch of Marinobacterium iners DNA includes these proteins:
- the rpsJ gene encoding 30S ribosomal protein S10, with protein MQNQKIRIRLKAFDHRLIDSSAQEIVETAKRTGAQVRGPIPLPTRKERFTVLISPHVNKDARDQYEIRTHKRVLDIVEPTEKTVDALMKLDLAAGVEVQISLG; from the coding sequence ATGCAGAACCAAAAAATCAGAATTCGTCTGAAGGCTTTTGATCATCGCCTGATCGACTCATCTGCTCAGGAGATCGTTGAGACTGCTAAGCGGACGGGTGCTCAGGTGCGTGGTCCGATCCCACTTCCTACCCGCAAAGAACGTTTTACCGTACTGATCTCTCCGCACGTCAATAAAGACGCGCGTGACCAGTACGAAATCCGTACTCACAAGCGTGTGCTGGACATCGTTGAGCCGACAGAAAAAACTGTCGACGCACTGATGAAGCTGGATCTCGCTGCGGGTGTTGAAGTGCAGATCAGCCTCGGCTAA
- the rplB gene encoding 50S ribosomal protein L2 produces MAVIKAKPTSAGRRHLVKVVSADLHKGKPFSALVEKKSKSGGRNNNGRITTRHIGGGHKQHYRIVDFRRNKDGIPAVIERVEYDPNRSAHIALVKYADGERRYIIAAKGLTAGSKIQSGDDADIKIGNTLPLRNIPLGSTVHCVELKPGKGAQIARSAGTSAQLVAREGTYATLRLRSGETRKVLSECRATLGEVSNSEHSLRQLGKAGAKRWRGVRPTVRGVAMNPVDHPHGGGEGRTSGGRHPVTPWGVPTKGHKTRSNKRTDKLIVRRRQAK; encoded by the coding sequence ATGGCAGTTATTAAAGCAAAGCCGACCTCTGCTGGACGTCGTCATCTCGTAAAGGTGGTCAGCGCTGATCTGCATAAGGGTAAGCCTTTTTCCGCACTGGTCGAGAAGAAGAGCAAGTCCGGTGGTCGTAACAACAACGGCCGTATCACCACCCGTCATATCGGTGGTGGTCACAAGCAGCATTACCGTATCGTCGATTTTCGTCGCAACAAGGATGGTATCCCCGCTGTAATTGAGCGTGTGGAATACGATCCGAACCGTTCTGCGCACATCGCTCTGGTGAAGTACGCCGATGGTGAGCGTCGTTATATTATTGCGGCTAAAGGTTTGACTGCGGGTTCCAAAATCCAGTCTGGTGATGATGCCGATATCAAAATCGGTAACACTCTGCCGCTGCGTAACATTCCGCTGGGTAGTACTGTTCACTGTGTCGAACTGAAGCCGGGTAAGGGCGCTCAGATCGCACGTTCAGCAGGAACTTCAGCACAGCTGGTAGCCCGTGAGGGAACCTACGCGACACTGCGTCTGCGTTCAGGTGAAACTCGCAAGGTGCTGTCCGAATGCCGCGCGACCCTGGGTGAAGTGAGCAACTCTGAGCACAGCCTGCGTCAGCTGGGTAAAGCTGGTGCCAAGCGCTGGCGTGGTGTTCGTCCGACCGTTCGCGGTGTGGCGATGAACCCGGTTGATCACCCGCACGGTGGTGGTGAGGGTCGTACCTCTGGTGGTCGTCACCCGGTTACTCCGTGGGGCGTGCCGACCAAGGGTCACAAAACCCGTTCGAACAAGCGTACTGATAAACTGATCGTACGCCGTCGTCAGGCTAAATAA
- the tuf gene encoding elongation factor Tu, protein MAKQSFERNKPHVNVGTIGHVDHGKTTLTAALTRVCAEVWGGAAVAFDGIDNAPEERERGITISTSHVEYESPTRHYAHVDCPGHADYVKNMITGAAQMDGAILVCSAADGPMPQTREHILLSRQVGVPYIVVFLNKADMVDDEELLELVEMEVRELLDQYDFPGDDTPIVVGSALMALNGEDDNGFGTSAVKKLVETLDEYIPEPERAIDLPFLMPIEDVFSISGRGTVVTGRIERGILNVGDEVEIVGIRDTTKTTCTGVEMFRKLLDQGRAGENVGALLRGTKRDDVERGQVLCKPGSIKPHTQFEGEVYVLSKEEGGRHTPFFKGYRPQFYFRTTDITGACELPEGVEMVMPGDNVQMSVTLINPIAMEEGLRFAIREGGRTVGAGVVAKIIA, encoded by the coding sequence GTGGCTAAGCAATCATTTGAACGTAACAAGCCGCACGTTAACGTAGGTACTATCGGCCACGTTGACCACGGCAAAACGACACTGACCGCTGCACTGACTCGCGTCTGTGCAGAAGTATGGGGCGGCGCAGCCGTTGCCTTCGACGGTATCGACAACGCACCGGAAGAGCGTGAGCGTGGTATCACCATCTCTACTTCACACGTAGAGTACGAATCACCGACTCGCCACTACGCGCACGTAGACTGCCCGGGACACGCTGACTACGTTAAGAACATGATCACCGGTGCTGCCCAGATGGACGGCGCGATCCTGGTATGTTCTGCTGCTGACGGCCCCATGCCGCAGACCCGTGAGCACATCCTGCTGTCACGTCAGGTAGGCGTACCTTACATCGTTGTGTTCCTGAACAAAGCGGACATGGTAGACGATGAAGAGCTGCTGGAACTGGTAGAGATGGAAGTTCGCGAACTTCTGGATCAGTACGACTTCCCGGGCGACGACACTCCGATCGTTGTAGGTTCTGCGCTGATGGCGCTGAACGGTGAAGACGACAACGGCTTCGGCACCTCTGCCGTTAAGAAGCTGGTTGAGACTCTGGATGAGTACATTCCTGAGCCTGAGCGTGCAATTGACCTGCCGTTCCTGATGCCGATCGAGGACGTATTCTCCATCTCCGGTCGTGGTACCGTAGTAACCGGTCGTATCGAACGTGGCATCCTGAACGTGGGTGACGAAGTGGAAATCGTGGGTATCCGCGACACCACCAAGACCACCTGTACTGGCGTTGAGATGTTCCGCAAGCTGCTGGACCAGGGTCGTGCCGGTGAGAACGTTGGTGCGCTGCTGCGTGGTACCAAGCGTGACGACGTTGAACGTGGTCAGGTACTGTGCAAGCCGGGCTCAATCAAGCCGCATACTCAGTTCGAAGGCGAAGTGTACGTACTGAGCAAAGAAGAAGGCGGTCGTCATACTCCGTTCTTCAAGGGCTACCGTCCGCAGTTCTACTTCCGTACTACTGACATCACTGGCGCGTGTGAACTGCCGGAAGGTGTTGAAATGGTAATGCCGGGTGACAACGTTCAGATGTCCGTTACCCTGATCAACCCGATCGCGATGGAAGAAGGCCTGCGCTTCGCTATCCGTGAAGGTGGTCGTACCGTTGGTGCGGGTGTTGTTGCCAAAATCATTGCGTAA
- the rpsG gene encoding 30S ribosomal protein S7 — translation MPRRRVAAKREILPDPKFGNITLAKFINHLMVHGKKSVAERIVYGAMDKIEERTKQDPLELFEKALETVQPLVEVKSRRVGGATYQVPVEVRPSRRMALSMRWLVDAARKRGEKSMALRLAGELADAAEGRGAAVKKREDVHRMAEANKAFAHYRF, via the coding sequence ATGCCAAGAAGACGCGTCGCTGCGAAGCGCGAAATCCTGCCGGATCCCAAATTCGGTAACATTACACTGGCAAAATTCATCAACCACCTGATGGTGCACGGCAAGAAGTCTGTTGCTGAGCGCATTGTTTATGGTGCGATGGACAAAATTGAAGAACGCACCAAGCAGGACCCGCTGGAGCTGTTCGAAAAAGCACTGGAAACTGTTCAGCCGCTGGTTGAAGTCAAGTCCCGCCGTGTAGGTGGTGCGACTTACCAGGTGCCCGTGGAAGTACGTCCCTCCCGTCGTATGGCTCTGTCCATGCGCTGGCTGGTAGACGCCGCCCGTAAGCGTGGCGAGAAATCCATGGCGTTGCGTCTGGCAGGTGAACTTGCTGATGCTGCTGAAGGTCGTGGTGCTGCTGTTAAGAAACGTGAAGACGTGCATCGCATGGCAGAAGCCAACAAGGCCTTTGCCCACTATCGCTTCTAA
- the rplC gene encoding 50S ribosomal protein L3 has translation MSVGLIGRKAGMTRIFTEDGVSVPVTVIEMEPNRVTSIKTVETDGYAAVQVTTGSKKANRLSKPEAGHFAKAGVEAGRGLWEFRLNGDEEINVGDSLTVERFEAGQKIDVTGQSKGKGFQGGVKRWNFRTQDMTHGNSVSHRAPGSIGQCQTPGRVFKGKKMAGHMGDERCTVQTLEVVRVDAERNLLIVKGAIPGATGGDVIVKPAVKARA, from the coding sequence ATGTCTGTAGGACTTATCGGACGTAAAGCGGGTATGACCCGTATCTTCACAGAAGATGGCGTGTCCGTGCCAGTCACCGTCATCGAAATGGAACCGAACCGTGTTACCAGCATCAAGACCGTCGAAACTGACGGTTATGCAGCGGTACAGGTGACCACCGGAAGCAAGAAGGCCAATCGCCTGAGCAAGCCGGAAGCGGGTCACTTTGCCAAGGCAGGTGTCGAAGCCGGCCGCGGTTTGTGGGAGTTCCGTCTGAATGGTGACGAGGAAATCAACGTTGGCGATTCGCTGACGGTTGAGCGCTTCGAAGCAGGTCAGAAGATCGATGTTACCGGTCAATCCAAGGGTAAAGGTTTCCAGGGCGGTGTTAAGCGCTGGAATTTCCGCACTCAGGATATGACTCACGGTAACTCCGTTTCTCACCGTGCTCCGGGTTCCATTGGTCAGTGCCAGACCCCGGGTCGTGTCTTCAAGGGTAAAAAGATGGCCGGTCACATGGGTGACGAGCGTTGCACCGTACAGACTCTTGAAGTCGTACGTGTTGACGCAGAGCGCAACCTGCTGATCGTCAAGGGAGCAATCCCGGGCGCCACTGGTGGCGATGTCATCGTTAAACCTGCTGTTAAAGCACGCGCCTGA
- the fusA gene encoding elongation factor G, producing the protein MARTTPLARYRNIGICAHVDAGKTTTTERVLFYTGRSHKMGETHDGASTTDWMEQEQERGITITSAAVTCFWSGMQKQFDEHRVNIIDTPGHVDFTIEVERSLRVLDGAVVVLCASSGVQPQTETVWRQANKYEVPRMVFVNKMDRAGANFYMVEEQLKKRLGAVPVPINLPIGAEDEFKGVVDLLRGKAILWNEDDMGMTFEEGDIPADMQDTVDQYYEQMVEAAAEGSEELMEKYLEEGELTVDEIKEGLRARTLNNEIILMQAGSAFKNKGVQAVLDAVIEYLPSPTEVKAIEGTLDDKAETVETREADDDAPFAALAFKIATDPFVGTLTFVRVYSGVLNSGDSVYNSVKQKKERIGRMVQMHANSREEIKEVRAGDIAAMIGLKDVTTGDTLCDLDKKIVLERMEFPEPVISVAVEPKSKADQEKMGIALSKLAQEDPSFRVETDEETGQTIISGMGELHLDIIVDRMRREFKVEANIGKPQVAYREKIRKPVVANHKFARQSGGRGQYGHVVVEFSPSDEEGLEFLNEIVGGAIPKEYIPAVQKGIEEQMKNGVIAGYPLIGLKARLYDGSFHEVDSNEMAFKIAASQALKKYAQEASPCLLEPMMKVEVVTPEEYMGDVMGDLNRRRGLVQGMEDSTSGKVINAEVPLGEMFGYATDLRSASQGRATYSMEFKGYSEAPQNIAEAVIKQN; encoded by the coding sequence GTGGCTCGAACTACCCCACTTGCACGATATCGTAACATCGGTATCTGTGCGCACGTTGATGCCGGCAAGACTACCACCACTGAGCGTGTTCTGTTTTACACAGGCCGTAGCCACAAGATGGGTGAAACCCATGACGGTGCATCCACTACCGACTGGATGGAGCAGGAGCAGGAGCGTGGTATTACCATCACCTCCGCAGCTGTCACTTGTTTCTGGAGCGGTATGCAGAAGCAGTTCGATGAGCACCGCGTCAACATCATCGATACTCCGGGGCACGTTGACTTCACTATCGAAGTAGAACGTTCCTTGCGTGTACTGGACGGTGCCGTCGTGGTTCTGTGTGCTTCTTCAGGCGTGCAGCCGCAGACCGAGACTGTATGGCGCCAGGCCAACAAGTATGAAGTTCCCCGCATGGTGTTCGTCAACAAAATGGACCGCGCCGGTGCCAACTTCTACATGGTTGAAGAGCAGCTGAAGAAGCGTCTCGGTGCCGTCCCTGTTCCCATCAATCTGCCGATTGGTGCAGAAGATGAGTTCAAGGGTGTTGTAGACCTGCTGCGCGGCAAGGCGATCCTGTGGAACGAAGATGACATGGGTATGACCTTTGAAGAAGGTGATATCCCGGCTGACATGCAGGACACCGTTGATCAGTACTACGAGCAGATGGTTGAAGCCGCTGCCGAAGGTTCTGAAGAGTTGATGGAAAAGTACCTTGAAGAAGGTGAGCTGACCGTTGATGAAATCAAGGAAGGCCTGCGTGCACGCACTTTGAACAATGAGATCATCCTGATGCAGGCTGGCTCGGCGTTCAAAAACAAGGGTGTACAGGCTGTACTGGATGCCGTCATTGAATACCTGCCGTCACCTACAGAAGTTAAGGCGATCGAAGGTACTCTCGACGACAAGGCTGAGACCGTTGAAACACGTGAAGCGGATGACGATGCCCCGTTTGCGGCGTTGGCATTCAAGATCGCAACTGACCCGTTTGTTGGTACCCTGACGTTCGTACGTGTTTACTCCGGCGTGCTGAATTCTGGTGACAGTGTGTATAACTCTGTCAAACAGAAGAAAGAACGTATCGGTCGTATGGTGCAGATGCATGCCAACAGCCGTGAAGAGATCAAGGAAGTACGCGCTGGTGACATCGCGGCGATGATCGGTCTGAAGGATGTAACCACAGGTGACACTCTGTGCGACCTGGACAAGAAAATTGTTCTGGAACGCATGGAATTCCCTGAGCCGGTTATCTCCGTTGCAGTAGAACCGAAGTCGAAGGCTGACCAGGAGAAAATGGGCATTGCACTGAGCAAGTTGGCTCAGGAAGACCCATCTTTCCGTGTTGAAACTGATGAAGAAACCGGTCAGACCATTATCTCCGGTATGGGTGAGCTTCACCTTGATATCATCGTTGACCGCATGCGTCGCGAATTCAAGGTTGAGGCCAATATCGGTAAGCCGCAGGTTGCCTACCGCGAAAAAATCCGTAAGCCTGTTGTGGCAAACCACAAGTTTGCTCGCCAGTCTGGTGGTCGCGGTCAGTACGGTCACGTTGTTGTAGAGTTCAGCCCGAGTGATGAAGAAGGACTGGAGTTCTTGAACGAGATCGTGGGTGGTGCGATTCCGAAGGAATACATCCCGGCGGTACAGAAAGGTATCGAAGAGCAGATGAAGAACGGTGTTATCGCCGGTTATCCGCTCATCGGTTTGAAGGCACGTCTGTACGACGGTTCCTTCCACGAAGTTGACTCCAACGAAATGGCGTTTAAAATCGCCGCATCACAGGCACTTAAGAAGTATGCACAGGAAGCCAGTCCGTGTCTGCTCGAGCCGATGATGAAAGTTGAAGTCGTAACCCCTGAAGAGTACATGGGCGATGTGATGGGTGACCTGAACCGTCGTCGTGGTCTGGTGCAGGGTATGGAAGACAGCACATCCGGCAAGGTGATCAACGCTGAAGTACCGCTGGGTGAAATGTTCGGTTACGCTACTGACCTGCGCTCTGCGTCTCAGGGTCGTGCGACCTATTCTATGGAGTTCAAGGGTTATTCCGAAGCTCCGCAGAATATTGCCGAAGCCGTTATTAAGCAGAACTGA
- the rpsC gene encoding 30S ribosomal protein S3: MGQKVNPTGIRLGIVKDHTSVWYADKSEYSARLLNDLQVRKYLDQQLKNASVSRIEIERPAQNAKITIYTARPGIVIGKKGEDVEKLRNAVSQMMGVPVHINIEEVRKPDLDAKLVAQSVASQLERRVMFRRAMKRAVQNAMRQGAKGIKIQVGGRLGGAEIARTEWYREGRVPLHTLRADIDYATYEAHTTYGVIGVKVWIFKGEILGGIEQVRAEKNAPKKKGSK; this comes from the coding sequence ATGGGTCAGAAAGTAAATCCGACCGGTATTCGGCTTGGTATCGTTAAAGACCACACCTCTGTGTGGTACGCGGACAAGTCTGAATACTCTGCACGGCTGCTGAACGATCTCCAGGTTCGCAAGTACCTGGATCAGCAGCTGAAAAATGCATCTGTGAGCCGCATCGAAATCGAGCGTCCGGCACAGAATGCCAAGATCACCATCTACACGGCTCGTCCGGGTATTGTGATCGGCAAGAAGGGCGAAGATGTCGAGAAGCTGCGTAACGCTGTTTCCCAGATGATGGGTGTGCCCGTTCACATCAACATCGAAGAAGTACGCAAGCCGGATCTGGATGCAAAACTGGTTGCACAGAGCGTTGCCAGTCAGCTGGAACGTCGCGTAATGTTCCGTCGCGCTATGAAGCGTGCGGTTCAGAACGCCATGCGTCAGGGCGCCAAAGGCATCAAAATTCAGGTTGGCGGACGTCTCGGCGGTGCCGAGATTGCACGTACTGAATGGTATCGCGAAGGTCGTGTTCCTCTGCACACTCTGCGTGCAGACATCGATTACGCTACCTACGAAGCCCACACTACATATGGTGTGATTGGCGTTAAAGTCTGGATCTTCAAGGGTGAGATCCTCGGCGGTATCGAACAGGTACGTGCCGAGAAGAACGCGCCCAAGAAGAAAGGTTCTAAGTGA
- the rplD gene encoding 50S ribosomal protein L4: protein MNLNLTGANGSVEVSDLAFGKEFNEALVHQVVTAYMAAGRQGTKAQKNRSAVSGGGAKPFRQKGTGRARAGTSRSPLWRSGGVTFAAQPRSFAQKVNKKMYRAAMRCILSELVRQERLVVVEDFQLEAPKTKQFIAKLGELKLDNALLITENVEQNLYLAARNVPHVDVRDAAGIDPVSLVGFEKVLVTVPALKKIEEVLA from the coding sequence ATGAATCTGAATCTGACTGGAGCCAACGGATCGGTTGAAGTTTCCGATCTGGCTTTTGGTAAAGAGTTCAATGAGGCGCTGGTTCACCAGGTTGTCACTGCCTATATGGCAGCTGGCCGTCAGGGTACCAAAGCGCAGAAAAATCGTTCAGCTGTATCCGGCGGTGGTGCCAAGCCCTTCCGTCAGAAGGGAACTGGCCGTGCCCGTGCCGGTACCAGTCGCTCGCCGCTGTGGCGCTCGGGTGGTGTTACCTTCGCTGCGCAGCCGCGTAGCTTTGCTCAGAAAGTAAACAAGAAGATGTATCGTGCTGCAATGCGTTGCATCCTGTCTGAGCTGGTGCGTCAGGAACGTCTGGTTGTTGTTGAAGACTTCCAGCTTGAAGCACCCAAAACCAAGCAGTTCATTGCCAAGCTCGGTGAGCTGAAGCTGGACAATGCCCTGCTGATTACCGAAAACGTCGAGCAGAATCTGTATCTGGCTGCGCGCAACGTTCCGCACGTTGATGTACGCGACGCTGCAGGTATCGACCCGGTTAGCCTGGTTGGTTTCGAGAAGGTCCTGGTAACAGTCCCTGCTCTGAAGAAAATTGAGGAGGTGCTGGCATGA
- the rpmC gene encoding 50S ribosomal protein L29, whose amino-acid sequence MKATELRDKSVEELQQALLGLLKDQFNLRMQKATGQLAQTHLLGQVRRDIARVKTVLNEMQVTK is encoded by the coding sequence ATGAAAGCTACTGAACTGCGTGACAAGTCCGTTGAAGAGCTTCAGCAGGCTCTGCTGGGCCTTCTGAAGGACCAGTTTAACCTGCGTATGCAGAAAGCTACTGGCCAGCTGGCGCAGACTCACCTGCTTGGTCAGGTTCGTCGCGACATCGCTCGCGTTAAGACAGTACTTAACGAAATGCAGGTGACCAAATGA
- the rplV gene encoding 50S ribosomal protein L22 — protein MMEVIAKHVGANISAQKARLVADQIRGKSVGEALNILAFSTKKGAHLVKKVLESAIANAEHNEGADVDELRVSTIFVDEGMTMKRIRPRAKGRADRILKRTSHITVKVAD, from the coding sequence ATGATGGAAGTTATCGCCAAGCATGTAGGCGCCAACATCTCCGCCCAGAAGGCCCGACTGGTCGCTGATCAGATCCGTGGTAAGTCTGTGGGCGAAGCTCTGAATATCCTGGCGTTCAGCACGAAGAAAGGTGCACACCTGGTCAAGAAAGTACTCGAGTCTGCTATTGCGAATGCGGAGCATAACGAAGGTGCTGATGTTGACGAGCTGCGTGTATCAACGATCTTCGTTGATGAAGGGATGACCATGAAGCGTATCCGGCCACGTGCCAAGGGTCGCGCTGATCGCATCCTGAAGCGTACGTCACATATCACCGTCAAGGTGGCCGACTAA
- the rplW gene encoding 50S ribosomal protein L23, protein MNPERIYKVLLGPHISEKATIVAEGSEQVVFRVAKDATKPEIKRAVEELFNVKVAGVSVLNIKGKTKRTQRGLGKRNDVRKAYVRMAEGSEIDFLAGE, encoded by the coding sequence ATGAACCCGGAACGCATTTATAAAGTGCTGCTCGGACCGCACATCTCTGAAAAAGCCACAATCGTAGCAGAAGGCAGCGAACAGGTTGTCTTCCGTGTGGCCAAAGATGCAACCAAGCCGGAAATCAAGCGAGCCGTTGAAGAACTCTTCAATGTTAAGGTCGCAGGCGTCAGCGTTCTGAACATCAAAGGCAAAACCAAGCGCACTCAGCGTGGTCTTGGTAAGCGTAACGATGTTCGTAAAGCGTATGTCCGTATGGCCGAAGGCTCCGAAATCGATTTCCTGGCAGGCGAATAA
- the rpsS gene encoding 30S ribosomal protein S19: protein MPRSLKKGPFIDLHLLKKVEAAIEANERRPIKTWSRRSTVFPQFVGLTIAVHNGRQHVPVFITEDMVGHKLGEFAATRTYRGHAADKKAKKK from the coding sequence GTGCCACGTTCACTGAAGAAAGGTCCGTTCATTGACCTTCACCTGTTGAAGAAGGTAGAGGCTGCAATCGAGGCTAACGAGCGTCGTCCGATCAAGACCTGGTCACGTCGTTCAACTGTGTTCCCACAGTTTGTAGGTCTCACTATTGCAGTACATAACGGTCGTCAGCATGTTCCGGTTTTTATTACCGAGGACATGGTAGGCCATAAACTGGGCGAGTTCGCTGCGACACGTACATACCGCGGTCATGCAGCCGACAAGAAGGCCAAGAAGAAGTAA
- the rplP gene encoding 50S ribosomal protein L16 — MLQPKRLKYRKVMKGRNRGLAQRGSKVSFGEFALKATGRGRITARQIEAARRTMTRHVKRGGKIWIRVFPDKPITTKPLEVRMGKGKGSVEYWVAQIQPGKVLFEMSGVPEELAAEAFALAAAKLPVSTTFVKRTVM, encoded by the coding sequence ATGCTGCAACCGAAACGACTGAAATACCGCAAGGTAATGAAAGGTCGCAACCGCGGCCTGGCACAGCGCGGCAGCAAGGTCAGCTTTGGTGAGTTTGCACTGAAAGCGACCGGTCGTGGCCGCATCACTGCTCGCCAGATCGAAGCGGCCCGTCGTACCATGACCCGTCACGTAAAGCGTGGTGGCAAGATCTGGATTCGGGTTTTCCCGGATAAGCCGATCACCACCAAGCCGCTTGAAGTACGTATGGGTAAAGGTAAGGGTAGCGTGGAATACTGGGTCGCTCAGATTCAGCCCGGCAAGGTGCTGTTTGAAATGAGCGGTGTTCCCGAAGAGCTGGCTGCAGAAGCCTTCGCTCTGGCTGCTGCCAAGCTGCCGGTATCAACCACTTTTGTTAAACGGACGGTGATGTAA